Proteins from one Natrinema salinisoli genomic window:
- a CDS encoding AI-2E family transporter: MRPTNVTGTSTESAGGNRRRRYVLAGIVVALGIVTGGILLEVLGTILFALTVAYVLLPVQGWLVRRGLSEWTGALAATLIGFVSAIAVFAPIVVAMYFRIEQVVDAVEGLPRELTITVLEVAYPIKAGEVQTMAADYLSDAATLFALALPVLAIKFALFVVLLFGILLKGDEAGRAAVAPIPHEYRDVVYALATRARETLYAIYVLQVATSIATLVIAYPLFWVLGYEAALTLAIVAAVLQFVPIIGPSLLIAPIALYHVAAGDLVAAVLMGVFGLLLVAWLPDIAVRPRLARRSAGLPGSLYFVGFTGGLFTLGPIGVVVGPLLVAVFVEAVDLLADEVNTDATFAEIIEHDLEEPPEEPTSEETTFAESSSEFADD, translated from the coding sequence ATGCGACCCACGAATGTGACAGGGACCTCGACCGAGAGTGCCGGCGGAAACAGGCGCCGTCGGTACGTTCTCGCGGGAATCGTCGTCGCACTGGGGATCGTGACCGGCGGCATCCTGCTCGAGGTCCTCGGAACGATCCTTTTCGCGCTTACCGTCGCCTACGTGTTGTTGCCGGTCCAGGGATGGCTCGTCAGGCGCGGCCTCTCCGAGTGGACCGGCGCGCTCGCTGCGACTCTAATCGGGTTCGTGAGTGCGATCGCGGTCTTCGCACCGATCGTCGTGGCGATGTACTTCCGCATCGAGCAGGTGGTCGACGCTGTCGAGGGACTCCCACGGGAGTTGACGATCACGGTGCTCGAGGTGGCGTACCCGATCAAAGCGGGCGAGGTCCAGACGATGGCGGCCGACTATCTCAGCGACGCTGCGACCTTGTTCGCGCTCGCGCTCCCGGTGCTCGCGATCAAGTTCGCGCTGTTCGTCGTCCTCCTCTTTGGTATCTTGCTCAAAGGCGATGAGGCGGGACGGGCCGCCGTCGCACCGATTCCCCATGAGTATCGAGACGTCGTCTACGCGCTCGCGACGCGCGCTCGCGAGACGCTGTACGCGATCTACGTCCTGCAGGTCGCGACCTCGATCGCGACGCTGGTCATTGCCTATCCGCTGTTCTGGGTTCTCGGCTACGAGGCGGCGTTGACGCTCGCTATCGTCGCCGCGGTTTTGCAGTTCGTCCCGATCATCGGTCCGAGTCTGCTCATCGCCCCGATCGCGCTCTATCACGTCGCCGCCGGCGATCTCGTCGCCGCTGTCCTGATGGGCGTTTTCGGCCTGTTGCTCGTGGCCTGGCTTCCCGATATCGCCGTTCGACCGCGGTTAGCCCGCCGCTCCGCCGGGCTGCCCGGCAGCCTCTACTTCGTCGGCTTCACCGGCGGCCTCTTCACGCTCGGCCCGATCGGCGTCGTCGTCGGTCCGTTACTCGTCGCGGTCTTCGTCGAAGCCGTCGATCTGCTCGCCGACGAGGTCAACACCGACGCCACGTTCGCGGAGATCATCGAACACGACCTCGAGGAACCGCCCGAGGAGCCGACCAGCGAAGAAACCACGTTCGCGGAGTCGAGTTCGGAGTTCGCAGACGACTGA
- a CDS encoding DUF5518 domain-containing protein, with protein sequence MVRSSTIVNAVIGAVIGVVLSFIPLSPALGGAVAGFLEGPNERAGTIAGALAGVITFLPIVAGSFLLFGFLGLGLLGGAPGSGIAFASIFIFGFLFFVLVYTVGFSALGGYLGAYLAREYPDRQRRTRDTIGFETDGDRPPRTADTVSTRDGDVDTASTRDRDADATSARDPDAESDRSTSSGFEGDRYSGRDRDRESDLE encoded by the coding sequence ATGGTCCGGAGTAGCACCATCGTCAACGCGGTCATCGGAGCCGTTATCGGCGTCGTCCTCTCGTTCATCCCCCTCTCTCCGGCTCTCGGCGGGGCCGTCGCGGGATTTCTCGAGGGGCCGAACGAGCGTGCGGGCACGATTGCGGGAGCACTGGCCGGCGTGATCACGTTCCTTCCGATCGTCGCCGGTAGCTTCCTGCTTTTCGGCTTCCTCGGGCTCGGACTCCTGGGCGGCGCTCCGGGTAGCGGGATCGCCTTCGCCTCGATTTTCATCTTCGGGTTCCTCTTCTTCGTGCTCGTCTACACCGTCGGCTTCTCGGCACTCGGCGGCTATCTGGGGGCGTACCTCGCGCGGGAGTATCCCGACCGACAGCGCCGGACTCGGGACACGATCGGGTTCGAGACGGACGGCGACCGACCGCCTCGTACCGCTGACACCGTTTCCACCCGTGACGGCGACGTCGACACGGCGTCGACCCGGGATCGCGATGCCGATGCGACATCGGCACGGGACCCCGACGCCGAGTCGGATCGATCCACGTCGAGCGGATTCGAAGGAGATCGGTATTCGGGGCGGGACCGAGATCGTGAATCGGACCTCGAGTAA
- a CDS encoding ABC transporter permease, with product MNPLESLRLSWRSIRGHKLRSALTTLGIVIGIAAVIAFVTLGASLQAGIIGDISPDDQRNVYGWAAEPDTEGGPLAGAQPVFTQDDLEAVEELEDVDAAYGYANIQMQTVSNGNETVAQGNGLIASGPSYIREERLAEGRQFRMGEREAVLNPAAANQFEENVTVGDELTVTIFGGQQTTLEVVGITDTSEGQSPFEGFESSPRIYVPTDPYYTEQASALGGGGGDTETETGSDVRFLAIVVEAPSAADADIDAARESATAYLESDRSDASELMGDDLAVRFQTSTELLQQLQDVLDLLRNFIVGIAAISLLVGSIGIANIMLVSVTERTREIGIMKAVGAQNRDVLGLFLTESIVLGVIGSILGTGLGLLGGYLGAQYIDLPLVYPLEYVALAVVVGMLVGIVAGLYPAWRAARTDPIDALRYE from the coding sequence ATGAACCCGCTCGAGAGCCTGCGACTCTCCTGGCGGTCCATTCGCGGTCACAAGCTCCGATCGGCGCTGACGACGCTGGGGATCGTGATCGGCATCGCGGCGGTGATCGCGTTCGTCACGCTGGGCGCCAGTTTGCAGGCGGGGATCATCGGCGACATCAGCCCGGACGACCAGCGCAACGTCTACGGCTGGGCCGCCGAGCCCGACACCGAGGGCGGCCCGCTCGCGGGCGCCCAGCCCGTCTTCACGCAGGACGATCTCGAGGCGGTCGAGGAACTCGAAGACGTCGACGCAGCGTACGGCTACGCGAACATTCAGATGCAGACGGTTTCGAACGGCAACGAGACGGTCGCACAGGGGAACGGGTTGATCGCCTCGGGGCCGTCGTACATCCGTGAGGAACGGCTGGCGGAAGGGAGACAGTTCCGGATGGGCGAACGCGAGGCCGTGCTGAATCCGGCGGCGGCGAACCAGTTCGAGGAGAACGTCACCGTCGGCGACGAACTCACGGTAACGATCTTCGGCGGCCAGCAGACGACGCTCGAGGTGGTCGGCATCACCGACACGAGCGAGGGGCAAAGTCCCTTCGAGGGGTTCGAGTCCTCGCCTCGGATCTACGTGCCGACGGACCCCTACTACACGGAGCAGGCGTCGGCGCTGGGCGGTGGTGGGGGCGATACCGAAACCGAAACGGGTAGCGACGTTCGCTTCCTCGCGATCGTCGTCGAGGCCCCGTCGGCCGCCGACGCCGACATCGACGCCGCCCGGGAGAGCGCGACCGCCTACCTCGAGAGCGACCGCTCCGACGCGAGTGAGCTGATGGGCGACGACCTCGCCGTCCGGTTTCAGACGAGTACGGAACTCCTCCAGCAGCTGCAGGACGTCCTGGACCTCCTGCGGAACTTCATCGTGGGCATCGCGGCCATCTCCCTGCTGGTCGGCTCGATCGGCATCGCGAACATCATGCTCGTGAGCGTCACCGAACGGACCCGCGAGATCGGCATCATGAAAGCGGTCGGCGCGCAAAACCGCGACGTTCTCGGCCTCTTTCTCACCGAATCCATCGTCCTCGGCGTCATCGGGTCCATCCTCGGGACCGGGCTCGGACTCCTCGGGGGCTATCTCGGCGCGCAGTACATCGATCTCCCGCTCGTTTACCCCCTCGAGTACGTCGCGCTCGCGGTCGTCGTCGGAATGCTCGTGGGGATCGTCGCCGGACTGTATCCCGCCTGGCGGGCGGCGCGGACGGATCCGATCGACGCGCTCAGATACGAGTGA
- a CDS encoding ABC transporter ATP-binding protein — protein sequence MVRETAVALSNVHKTYRIGEPVHALDGVTLEVPQGSYTAIMGPSGSGKSTLMNLVGCLDTPTEGSVAVGGRTVGALGDRERTRLRGTEVGFVFQTFNLMPRLNALENVALPQLFQGIDRAERRERARDLLERVGLGDRADHLPNELSGGQRQRVALARALVNDPAIVLADEPSGNLDTDTEADILDLFDEFHAAGTTMLVVTHERHVAERADRIVHLLDGKIERIEELDGPGNDGVTTDSIAGRESDPGADSE from the coding sequence ATGGTACGGGAGACGGCGGTAGCCCTCTCGAACGTCCACAAGACCTACCGGATCGGCGAGCCGGTGCACGCGCTCGACGGCGTCACGCTCGAGGTGCCACAGGGGTCCTATACTGCCATCATGGGACCGAGCGGGTCCGGCAAATCGACGCTGATGAACCTCGTCGGCTGTCTCGACACGCCGACGGAGGGGTCGGTCGCCGTCGGCGGTCGAACGGTCGGGGCGCTCGGTGACCGCGAACGAACCCGGCTCCGGGGGACTGAGGTCGGGTTCGTCTTCCAGACGTTCAACCTCATGCCGCGGCTGAACGCCCTCGAGAACGTCGCGCTACCGCAGTTGTTCCAGGGTATCGATCGCGCGGAGCGCCGGGAACGGGCGCGGGACCTGCTCGAGCGGGTCGGCCTCGGAGACCGGGCGGATCACCTCCCGAACGAACTGTCGGGCGGCCAGCGCCAGCGGGTCGCGCTCGCGCGGGCGCTCGTCAACGATCCGGCGATCGTTCTGGCCGACGAGCCGTCGGGGAACCTCGATACGGACACCGAGGCGGACATCCTGGACCTCTTCGACGAGTTTCACGCGGCCGGAACGACGATGCTGGTCGTCACCCACGAGCGACACGTCGCCGAGCGGGCCGACCGGATCGTCCACCTGCTCGACGGGAAAATCGAGCGGATCGAGGAACTCGACGGACCCGGCAACGACGGCGTGACGACGGATTCGATCGCGGGCCGAGAGTCGGATCCGGGGGCCGATTCCGAATGA
- the rpiA gene encoding ribose-5-phosphate isomerase RpiA — protein MKTEGGSTAAKRRAGERAAEAVEDGFVVGLGTGSTTAHAIRAIGRAVDDGLAVRGIPTSFQSRQLALEVGIPLTDLDAVDGVDLAIDGADQVVDGETGAHGALIKGGGAAHAREKLVDTAADRFVVVADPSKLTDRLERPVPVEVLPDAHTVTADRIEELGGDPTLRDAERKDGPVVTDNGNLVLDCAFGPIDDPDELATRLSRLPGVVEHGLFVGVADATYVGTDDGVEVRRY, from the coding sequence ATGAAGACGGAAGGCGGCTCCACCGCGGCGAAACGCCGCGCCGGCGAACGGGCGGCCGAGGCGGTCGAAGACGGATTCGTCGTCGGACTCGGTACCGGCTCGACGACGGCCCACGCGATCCGGGCGATCGGTCGCGCCGTCGACGACGGCCTCGCGGTCCGCGGGATTCCGACCTCGTTCCAGTCCCGCCAGCTCGCGCTCGAGGTCGGGATCCCCCTGACCGATCTCGACGCGGTCGACGGCGTCGACCTCGCGATCGACGGTGCCGATCAGGTCGTCGACGGCGAAACCGGCGCTCACGGCGCCCTCATCAAGGGCGGCGGTGCGGCTCACGCGCGCGAGAAGCTCGTCGATACGGCGGCAGACCGGTTCGTCGTCGTCGCCGATCCCTCGAAGCTGACCGACCGACTCGAGCGCCCGGTTCCGGTCGAAGTGCTCCCCGACGCCCACACCGTTACGGCGGACCGGATCGAGGAGCTGGGCGGCGACCCGACGCTCCGCGACGCCGAGCGAAAGGACGGCCCCGTCGTGACCGACAACGGCAATCTTGTGCTGGACTGTGCGTTCGGTCCCATCGACGATCCCGACGAACTGGCGACGCGACTCTCGAGGCTCCCCGGTGTCGTCGAACACGGCCTGTTCGTCGGGGTGGCCGACGCGACGTACGTCGGTACCGACGACGGGGTCGAGGTCCGTCGCTACTGA
- a CDS encoding DUF1931 family protein — protein sequence MADLIVKAAVKEALDDKNVASDFYDALDEEVDELLADAARRAEANDRKTVQPRDL from the coding sequence ATGGCAGATCTTATCGTCAAAGCCGCCGTCAAGGAAGCGCTCGATGACAAAAACGTCGCCTCGGATTTCTACGACGCACTCGACGAGGAAGTCGACGAACTCCTCGCGGACGCAGCGCGACGTGCAGAGGCTAACGACCGGAAGACGGTCCAGCCCCGCGACCTGTAA
- the larB gene encoding nickel pincer cofactor biosynthesis protein LarB produces the protein MRELLEAVADGSLSPAQAEAELRGYVVGDAGRFDAAREQRRGIPEAIFAEGKSAEQIVALAETALETTGRALLTRVSESLFEALETHLGEAIPDATIDRRTTTVRVTSPEYEQPSLDATVGIATGGTVDGPVADEAGMVLRDAGVTVDRVDDIGVASLDRTLDQLDRLREADVLIVAAGREGALPTVVAGLVDTPVIGVPVASGYGHGGDGEAALAGMLQSCTVLSVVNIDAGFVAGAQATLFARAIDTPRS, from the coding sequence ATGCGCGAACTCCTCGAGGCCGTCGCCGACGGCTCGCTGTCGCCGGCACAGGCCGAAGCCGAGCTCAGGGGCTACGTCGTCGGCGACGCCGGCCGATTCGATGCGGCTCGCGAGCAGCGACGCGGGATTCCGGAAGCGATATTCGCGGAGGGAAAGTCGGCCGAACAGATCGTCGCACTCGCGGAAACCGCCCTCGAGACGACGGGTCGGGCGTTGCTCACTCGAGTGTCCGAGTCCCTGTTCGAGGCGCTCGAGACCCATCTCGGGGAGGCGATTCCCGACGCCACGATCGATCGCCGGACCACGACGGTCCGTGTGACGAGCCCCGAGTACGAACAGCCGTCGCTCGATGCGACGGTGGGAATCGCGACCGGTGGAACGGTCGACGGGCCGGTCGCGGACGAAGCAGGGATGGTTCTTCGAGACGCGGGCGTGACGGTCGATCGGGTCGACGATATCGGCGTCGCGTCGCTGGATCGGACCCTCGATCAGCTCGATCGACTCCGCGAGGCGGACGTGCTGATCGTCGCCGCCGGTCGAGAGGGCGCTCTGCCGACCGTCGTCGCCGGTCTCGTCGATACGCCCGTCATCGGCGTCCCGGTCGCCAGCGGCTACGGCCACGGCGGCGACGGCGAGGCGGCACTCGCCGGCATGCTTCAGTCCTGTACCGTGCTCTCGGTCGTCAACATCGACGCGGGGTTCGTCGCCGGTGCGCAGGCGACGCTCTTCGCACGCGCGATCGATACTCCACGGTCCTGA
- a CDS encoding DUF7563 family protein, whose protein sequence is MPKCDHCGAHVSERFARVFADEDGEIHACVSCSANAGIAEAAKERARGT, encoded by the coding sequence ATGCCCAAGTGTGACCACTGCGGCGCGCACGTCTCCGAACGGTTCGCACGTGTCTTCGCCGACGAAGACGGCGAAATCCACGCGTGTGTCAGCTGTTCGGCCAACGCCGGAATCGCAGAGGCCGCGAAAGAGCGCGCTCGCGGTACCTGA
- a CDS encoding GIY-YIG nuclease family protein has protein sequence MADHVVYVLECADGSLYTGYTTDLERRVAEHDAGEGAKYTRGRTPVELRYHEEFDSRSAAMSREYEIKQLSRAAKERLIGLE, from the coding sequence ATGGCCGACCACGTCGTCTACGTCCTCGAGTGCGCCGACGGCTCCCTCTACACCGGCTACACGACCGACCTCGAGCGACGCGTCGCCGAACACGATGCGGGCGAGGGCGCGAAGTACACGCGCGGACGGACGCCGGTCGAACTCCGATACCACGAGGAGTTCGACTCGAGGTCGGCAGCCATGTCTCGCGAGTACGAGATCAAGCAACTGAGCAGGGCCGCGAAAGAGCGACTCATCGGGCTCGAGTGA
- a CDS encoding phosphoglucomutase/phosphomannomutase family protein has translation METIRFGTDGWRATLEEFTAPRVRMVGQAVATYLADEGVEDPVAVGYDARETSRGFAEELTRVLCSNGFDVLLSDRDRPTPLVAYAIADRDLAGGLVITASHNPPEYNGVKFIPGDGAPALPAVTDAIAERLAEPDPLPESDHGTVREVDFAAPHADAALELVASITGGTDLSELTVAYDAMHGSGRDTTDALLERAGATLERFRCERDPEFGGGSPEPAAENLVALTETVTDDDSDVELGIANDGDADRLAVITPDRGYLDENLFFAALYDYLLQDASGPAIRTVSTTYLIDRVAEAHGETVHEVPVGFKWVAEAMADHDALVGGEESGGFTVRGHVREKDGVLMALLAATMHADEPLDARVDRLLEEHGTVVQDKISVACPDSEKSRVLSDLEGAIPETVAGTAVEDVNTADGFKLLLADGSWLLVRPSGTEPVLRVYAEAGDEERVGELLEAGEELVEPLV, from the coding sequence ATGGAGACGATCAGGTTCGGCACCGACGGCTGGCGGGCGACGCTCGAGGAGTTTACGGCCCCGCGAGTTCGGATGGTGGGGCAGGCGGTCGCGACGTATCTCGCGGATGAGGGGGTCGAGGACCCGGTCGCGGTCGGATACGATGCCCGCGAGACCTCCCGCGGATTCGCCGAGGAACTGACGCGAGTGCTGTGTTCGAACGGGTTCGACGTCCTGCTTTCGGACCGGGACCGGCCGACGCCGCTGGTCGCCTACGCGATCGCCGATCGAGATCTCGCCGGCGGGCTCGTGATTACGGCCTCGCACAATCCGCCGGAGTACAACGGCGTGAAGTTCATTCCCGGGGACGGGGCCCCGGCCCTGCCCGCCGTCACCGACGCCATCGCGGAGCGGCTCGCCGAACCCGATCCGCTCCCCGAGAGCGACCACGGGACCGTCCGCGAGGTCGACTTCGCCGCTCCCCACGCCGACGCCGCCCTCGAACTGGTCGCGTCGATTACGGGCGGGACCGACCTTTCGGAACTAACCGTCGCCTACGACGCCATGCACGGGAGCGGCCGCGACACGACCGACGCACTGCTCGAGCGCGCCGGTGCCACCCTCGAACGGTTCCGCTGCGAGCGCGACCCCGAGTTCGGCGGCGGCTCCCCCGAACCCGCAGCCGAGAACCTCGTGGCGCTGACCGAGACCGTCACGGACGACGACAGCGACGTCGAGCTGGGGATCGCGAACGACGGGGACGCCGACCGACTCGCCGTCATCACGCCCGACCGGGGCTACCTCGACGAGAACCTGTTCTTCGCCGCGCTGTACGACTACCTGCTCCAGGACGCGTCGGGTCCGGCGATCCGGACGGTTTCGACGACCTACCTGATCGACCGGGTCGCCGAGGCCCACGGCGAGACCGTCCACGAGGTCCCGGTCGGCTTCAAGTGGGTCGCCGAGGCGATGGCCGATCACGACGCGCTGGTCGGCGGCGAGGAGTCCGGTGGCTTCACCGTCCGGGGACACGTCCGCGAGAAAGACGGCGTCCTGATGGCGCTGCTCGCGGCCACGATGCACGCCGACGAGCCGCTCGACGCTCGGGTCGACCGACTCCTCGAGGAGCACGGCACCGTCGTCCAGGACAAGATCAGCGTGGCCTGTCCCGACAGCGAGAAATCGCGGGTGCTGTCCGATCTCGAGGGCGCGATCCCCGAGACCGTCGCGGGAACGGCGGTGGAGGACGTGAACACCGCCGACGGGTTCAAACTCCTGCTGGCCGACGGCTCGTGGCTGCTGGTCCGTCCGAGCGGGACCGAGCCCGTGCTTCGGGTATACGCCGAGGCTGGGGACGAAGAGCGGGTTGGGGAACTGCTTGAGGCGGGCGAGGAACTGGTCGAACCACTCGTCTGA
- the cysE gene encoding serine O-acetyltransferase, giving the protein MFERMREDVRAMRERDPAAKGWLEVVCCYPGLHAVWSHRLAHRCWNGGPIGRLFARLFSHLVRLLTGVEIHPAAELGRRVTIDHGMGVVIGETAEIGDDVHMYHGVTLGGDTNEPVKRHPTVEEGVQLGANATLLGDITIGEDAAVGAGSVVTEDVPAGATVVGVPAERVD; this is encoded by the coding sequence ATGTTCGAACGCATGCGTGAGGACGTGCGGGCGATGCGCGAGCGCGACCCCGCCGCGAAGGGGTGGCTCGAGGTGGTGTGCTGTTATCCGGGCCTCCACGCGGTCTGGTCACACCGGCTCGCCCACCGATGCTGGAACGGCGGCCCCATCGGTCGGCTGTTCGCGCGGCTGTTCTCCCACCTCGTGCGCCTGCTGACGGGCGTCGAGATCCATCCGGCCGCCGAGCTCGGTCGCCGGGTGACGATCGATCACGGGATGGGCGTCGTCATCGGCGAAACGGCCGAGATCGGCGACGACGTCCACATGTACCACGGCGTCACGCTCGGCGGGGACACCAACGAGCCGGTCAAGCGCCACCCGACCGTCGAGGAGGGCGTGCAGTTGGGCGCGAACGCGACGCTGTTGGGCGATATCACGATCGGCGAGGACGCGGCCGTCGGTGCCGGCTCGGTCGTCACCGAGGACGTCCCGGCGGGCGCGACCGTCGTGGGCGTGCCGGCGGAGCGAGTCGACTGA
- a CDS encoding metallophosphoesterase family protein, producing the protein MKVGLISDVHSNRVALEAVLEDMPPVDELLCAGDVVGYNPWPADCVDELRERDVPTVMGNHDAAVAGDTPFRFNGMAKAGVDHAKKQLSDDQLEWLASLPAESFACDGRVKLVHGHPDDPDRYTRYTYPKEFSPRLLGDEDVLVLGHTHVQGAKQFAEGIVVNPGSVGQPRDGDPRAGYAVLDLDGLTVDTHRVEYDIEAVQEAVEDAGLPARIGTRLARGE; encoded by the coding sequence ATGAAGGTCGGACTTATTTCGGACGTTCACAGCAATCGGGTCGCGCTGGAGGCCGTCCTCGAGGATATGCCGCCGGTAGACGAACTGCTCTGTGCGGGCGACGTCGTCGGCTACAACCCCTGGCCCGCCGACTGCGTCGACGAGTTGCGGGAGCGGGACGTGCCGACGGTGATGGGGAACCACGACGCGGCGGTCGCCGGAGACACCCCCTTCCGATTCAACGGCATGGCAAAGGCGGGCGTCGATCACGCCAAAAAGCAGCTCTCCGATGACCAGCTCGAGTGGCTGGCCTCGCTACCGGCCGAAAGCTTCGCCTGTGATGGCCGGGTGAAACTCGTCCACGGGCATCCGGACGACCCGGATCGCTACACCCGATACACGTACCCGAAGGAGTTCTCACCCCGACTGCTCGGAGACGAGGACGTCCTGGTACTCGGTCACACCCACGTTCAGGGTGCGAAGCAGTTCGCGGAGGGAATCGTCGTGAATCCGGGCAGCGTCGGCCAACCCCGCGACGGGGATCCGCGAGCGGGGTACGCCGTGTTGGATCTCGACGGACTGACGGTCGACACCCACCGAGTCGAGTACGATATCGAAGCCGTACAGGAGGCCGTCGAAGACGCGGGGTTACCGGCGCGAATCGGAACGCGACTCGCTCGAGGGGAGTGA
- a CDS encoding IMP cyclohydrolase — protein MYVGRFVVVGPEVGAYRVSSRSFPNREITARDEALTVGPTADAPATDNPYVSYNCLRVVETPTGETAAFGNGSHVDPIAEKLELGYPARDALAESLLALDYEKDDYDTPRIAATMGDDGEALIGTVRKDALLVETVDEPTLVATYETNAPEAFELEADSAQAAASEVYDHEFEHAVCAAGVARTGDGFETAIENGD, from the coding sequence ATGTACGTCGGACGATTCGTCGTCGTCGGTCCCGAAGTCGGAGCGTACCGTGTATCGTCGCGGTCGTTCCCGAACCGCGAGATCACCGCTCGAGACGAGGCGCTCACCGTCGGTCCCACCGCGGACGCCCCGGCAACGGACAACCCCTACGTCTCCTACAACTGTCTGCGGGTCGTCGAGACCCCGACGGGCGAGACGGCGGCCTTCGGGAACGGCTCGCACGTCGATCCGATCGCGGAGAAGCTCGAGCTCGGCTATCCGGCTCGCGACGCGCTGGCCGAGAGCCTGCTGGCGCTGGATTACGAGAAGGACGATTACGACACGCCCCGCATCGCCGCGACGATGGGCGACGACGGCGAGGCCCTGATCGGGACGGTTCGGAAGGACGCCTTGCTCGTCGAAACCGTCGACGAGCCGACGCTGGTCGCGACCTACGAGACGAACGCCCCCGAAGCGTTCGAGCTTGAGGCCGACAGTGCTCAGGCGGCCGCGAGCGAAGTGTACGACCACGAGTTCGAACACGCGGTCTGTGCGGCCGGCGTCGCCCGAACGGGAGACGGGTTCGAGACGGCGATCGAGAACGGCGACTGA
- a CDS encoding homing endonuclease associated repeat-containing protein codes for MATEDECLEALQRAAKQLGESPTKAQYEELGLTPASATIMKTMGGWNAAKERADLETFDPQVTGGQPIQPKPDWVDIPDDTDWKELTGQQRWYYKNRGERICRKDRRRNRLRKRLRTYKDEQCECRRCDEDRPPCLDFHHPGQKESNISKMVNNGYSWNSIREEIDHCIVLCANCHRLEHHDSVVDHLSS; via the coding sequence GTGGCTACGGAGGACGAGTGTCTCGAGGCGTTGCAGCGGGCGGCCAAACAACTCGGCGAGTCGCCGACGAAAGCACAGTACGAGGAGCTAGGTCTGACGCCGGCTTCTGCGACCATCATGAAAACAATGGGTGGGTGGAACGCAGCGAAAGAGCGGGCAGATTTGGAAACATTTGACCCGCAGGTGACGGGTGGACAGCCGATCCAGCCAAAACCGGATTGGGTTGACATTCCTGATGATACCGATTGGAAGGAACTCACTGGTCAACAACGCTGGTACTACAAGAACCGTGGTGAACGTATTTGTCGAAAGGACCGCCGTCGAAACCGACTTCGAAAGCGGCTCCGTACGTATAAAGACGAACAGTGTGAATGTCGACGATGCGATGAAGATCGGCCACCTTGTCTTGATTTTCACCATCCTGGTCAAAAGGAATCGAATATATCGAAGATGGTGAATAACGGGTACTCCTGGAACAGTATTCGAGAGGAGATCGACCACTGCATCGTCCTCTGTGCGAACTGCCATCGACTGGAACATCATGACTCAGTCGTTGATCACCTGAGTTCGTAA
- a CDS encoding rhodanese-like domain-containing protein — MNRRTFLAVGGAAAFGGVAGCLGNNSGTAANEFDYETTTTDGVAVPLAPVDDVFDWYENDEARFADARGRDQYETIRIADAVFSPAPDGTEDDPVEEWSTDTRIVTYCGCPHHLSSQRAASLIDAGYEHTYAIDEGLGGWANNGYPLAGSDVETERQTYEISGMTSADYAGQMVSLEQVDADRREAAPIADDGSYTLQLHYAGSTDSRFRVEAPDYTTEGTLAELTSATITA; from the coding sequence ATGAACCGACGGACATTCCTCGCTGTCGGGGGGGCGGCAGCGTTCGGCGGGGTCGCTGGCTGTCTCGGCAACAACAGCGGGACGGCTGCAAACGAGTTCGATTACGAGACGACGACGACTGATGGAGTCGCGGTTCCGCTCGCGCCGGTCGACGACGTCTTCGACTGGTACGAAAACGACGAGGCGCGCTTCGCGGACGCACGCGGTCGCGATCAGTACGAGACGATTCGCATCGCGGACGCCGTCTTTTCGCCGGCTCCAGACGGAACCGAAGACGATCCGGTGGAGGAATGGTCGACCGACACGCGAATCGTCACCTACTGTGGCTGCCCGCATCACCTCTCGTCCCAGCGGGCCGCGTCGCTGATCGATGCGGGATACGAACACACGTACGCGATCGACGAAGGGCTCGGCGGATGGGCCAATAACGGATACCCGCTGGCGGGATCGGACGTCGAAACCGAACGGCAGACCTACGAAATCAGCGGGATGACCAGCGCCGATTACGCCGGTCAGATGGTCTCCCTCGAGCAAGTCGACGCCGATCGACGCGAAGCCGCACCGATCGCAGACGACGGCTCGTACACGCTGCAACTTCATTACGCCGGCTCGACCGACTCCCGATTCAGAGTCGAGGCCCCCGATTACACGACCGAGGGTACGCTCGCGGAACTGACGAGCGCCACGATAACGGCCTGA